The following nucleotide sequence is from Pleurodeles waltl isolate 20211129_DDA chromosome 8, aPleWal1.hap1.20221129, whole genome shotgun sequence.
CAACCTGATAAGTCAGGTACAGTATAAACACAATCTTATTAGCTAAGGGCTGGTTTAAACAGAAAGGGAGTTCTGAGGTTGTAATCAATGAAACACTGTGGTTTGACTCAGTTGCACAGCAGATAACTGATTCTCCATCATAAAGTGCAAATATTATGTTCTCTCTATGCTAGGGGGAGGGAGATGGTGCATGACAGAAGGTTCCAGGAAAAGGGCGTTGGTTGCTATTATCACtattgtttttctcctttttatgtTGTACGTTGGAAGTAGGAGGGAAGGCACACCATGTACATGGGTTTGTATGCCTGGTTATTTGTAAATGTTGGTGGCTGTGAACAGGGCCAAAGATATTACATGTCCCAGTTACAATATCGCAAACTGAATAaagactgatttaaaaaaaaactaaagtttgtTATTTCTTTTCAGGAGCTGTgggctaaaatgtttttttatacatGATTAGTTGTTAATCTTGATGGCAGTGAGCTGAACCAAAGATGTTGCATGTTTCTGCTACAATGTCACAAAGTGAAAAATGCTGATTTTAAAACAAAAACCATTTTGAATGTTGTATGTTCCTTTACAGGAATTGGGGACTTTCTGAAATCACTTCATGGTCTCTTGACAGCAGAGGATGTCAAGTTTAAATAGCAGCAGGCACCCATCGACATTCATCCTGATGGGAATTCCAGGGATGGAAGACTACTACCACTGGATTGCTATCCCATTGTGCCTAATGTACATTATTGCTCTGATAGGAAACATTGGTGTACTGTTGTTAATTATAACTGTCAGCAGCCTCCATGAACCAATGTACATTTTTCTCTCTATGCTGTCAGTCACTGACCTAATCCTGCCTTCCTCTGCCTTGCCTAAAACATTAGGCATATTCTGGTTTAATTCCAAGAGTATTTCCTTCCAAGGTTGCCTCGCCCAGGTGTTTTTCATTCATTTCATCCATTGCTTTGAGTCGGCCATTTTGTTGGCCATGGCGTATGACCGACATGTTGCAATATGTGACCCATTGAGGTATGCAATGAAGTTTACAAACAATATCATCAGGAAACTTGCTTTATTAGGGCTTGTCAGAAGTTTTTGTGCAGTAGCACCCTTAGCTTTACTTCTCCACAGACTTCCATACTGCCAAAACACTGAGGTCCCTCACACATACTGTGAGCACATGGGCATAGCCAGGTTAGCCTGTGCAGACGTCACAGTGAATAGTATATTTGGTTTGACATCAGCTATTTCATCAATGGGTCTGGATGCTGTATTTGTAATTGCATCATATGTTCTTATTCTCAGAACAGTCCTGAAAATGAACTCGCTGCAAGCCCGCCAGAAAGCCTTCAGCACCTGCACCTCACACATATGTGTAATTATATTGTTTTATGTGCcagcttttttctccttttttgcacATAGGTTTGGTAAAAATATACCTCGCAATGTACACATTTTCGTGGCTAACATTTATATCATATTGCCATCAATGCTCAACCCAGTCATTTATTGTGTGAGTACAAAGAAAATTAGGCAGATTGTGCACAGACTATTTCACTAAGAAGAGGCATAATTGGAAAAGTATGTCCTCCTCTTTGTGAAACGACATTGCTTCTGTGCTTACAACCTCTCAGCAATTCCACACTGATACCCTAAATGTTCTGCAAACTATGACTTAATGCTTTACTCCTTCTTTCGCATGGAAACAGCTTCACTTTGAATTTCAACAGCTATGTTCCCATTACAGCCATATCTAGAATTGGGTACCTCATTTAAATTCAAGTAGTTATTTGTTTGAACACAAGGATTCACATTCTGTTTCCATAACAAGCAACCAGGGCTCTGCCACCGGAGGTAACATTTTTAAGATGATGATGTATTCCATGTTCTTGATCATGGTGGCCTTAGCTTGCTCACCCTCTTGCATAAGACCTGATCACTAATATTCAACATACAGCACTTATTTTTACAGGTTCTTTCCTGATTTGGCATATTTCATGGATGATTATGATCTTCTCAGATTACACTCAGCTTGATAGCTCTCAACTGTGCCTTATGCCTATTCCTCACAGTGCCCAAAGGATTTGTTTTACTGTCAACTCTCTAACATGCACATGGAACCTAGTGAAGTTGTGTCAGAAATACAACATGCTTAAGAGCGTAATCAGACTGAGTGTCTCTACTAACTCTCGTATATGTAACCCTTGTAAAACTGAATTCCGTATCCTCAATTTGGCAACGCACTGGACAAGATAACACACAGTGATAAAAATTGCACATTTTCACTTTCCAAATTCAGACCTTTATGCAAAATCCAAATGTATACCAAATTTGCCATTAGT
It contains:
- the LOC138249048 gene encoding olfactory receptor 52E8-like isoform X2, producing MSSLNSSRHPSTFILMGIPGMEDYYHWIAIPLCLMYIIALIGNIGVLLLIITVSSLHEPMYIFLSMLSVTDLILPSSALPKTLGIFWFNSKSISFQGCLAQVFFIHFIHCFESAILLAMAYDRHVAICDPLRYAMKFTNNIIRKLALLGLVRSFCAVAPLALLLHRLPYCQNTEVPHTYCEHMGIARLACADVTVNSIFGLTSAISSMGLDAVFVIASYVLILRTVLKMNSLQARQKAFSTCTSHICVIILFYVPAFFSFFAHRFGKNIPRNVHIFVANIYIILPSMLNPVIYCVSTKKIRQIVHRLFH
- the LOC138249048 gene encoding olfactory receptor 52B2-like isoform X1 is translated as MLHVSATIRHPSTFILMGIPGMEDYYHWIAIPLCLMYIIALIGNIGVLLLIITVSSLHEPMYIFLSMLSVTDLILPSSALPKTLGIFWFNSKSISFQGCLAQVFFIHFIHCFESAILLAMAYDRHVAICDPLRYAMKFTNNIIRKLALLGLVRSFCAVAPLALLLHRLPYCQNTEVPHTYCEHMGIARLACADVTVNSIFGLTSAISSMGLDAVFVIASYVLILRTVLKMNSLQARQKAFSTCTSHICVIILFYVPAFFSFFAHRFGKNIPRNVHIFVANIYIILPSMLNPVIYCVSTKKIRQIVHRLFH